The genomic region CGCGGGCGCGGCGCTCCGCCTCGTCCCGCTCCTTGGCGTTACTCAGGTCGAGCGGCGTCGCCTTGTCCTTCATGAAGATGCCGGAGCCGACGAACACCGACTCCGCCCCGAGCTGCATCATCATCGCGGCGTCAGCGGGCGTGGCAATGCCGCCGGCGGAGAAGTTGGGCACCGGCAGCTTGCCGGCCTTGGCGACCATGCGCACCAGTTCATAGGGAGCCTGGTGGTTCTTGGCCGCGGCGTAGAGTTCTTCGTCGTTCATCACAGTCAGGGCGCGCATCTCGCTGATGATCTGGCGCATGTGTTTGACCGCGTGCACCACGTCGCCGGTCCCGGCCTCGCCCTTGGTGCGGATCATGGCTGCCCCCTCGGCGATGCGCCGCAAGGCTTCGCCCAGGTTGCGCGCGCCGCACACGAACGGGACCTTGAACGCGTGCTTGTCCACGTGGTGCGCTTCATCGGCCGGAGTAAGGACCTCGGACTCGTCGATGTAATCCACGCCCAGCGCCTCCAGCACCTGGGCCTCGGCGAAGTGCCCGATCCGGCACTTGGCCATCACCGGGATGGAAACCGCGCCCATGATCTCGCGGATCTTCCGGGGGTTCGCCATGCGGGCCACGCCGCCCTCCTGGCGGATCTGGGCGGGCACGCGCTCCAGCGCCATCACCGACACTGCCCCGGCCTCTTCCGCCACCTTCGCCTGCTCCGCGCTGGTGACGTCCATGATGACTCCGCCCTTCATCATCTCCGCCAGGCCGGTCTTCAGCCGCAGCCCGCTCCCGCCATTGTTCGTTGACATTTCCGTTCTCCTTCGCTTGTATCGCTGCTCCAGCCTCTAAGGTAGAACCTAGAATGGACTTGTTACAAGGTCCATTTTATGAGTAACTGATAGAGCCATTATATGCCCAAGACCGCGGTACACGTGGCCCTGGCCGGGGTGGACCTGGACCGGCGCCGGCCCAACTCCCTCGCCGGCCAGCTCTACGAGGGACTGCGCCAGGCCGTCTTGCGCGGCCAGATACGCCGGGGCGAACGTCTGCCCTCGACCCGTCTCCTGGCGGCGGATCTCGCCGTCTCCCGCAATACCGTCACCAGTGCCTACGAGCAGCTGCTGGCGGAGGGCTATATCGAGGCTAAGGTCGGGTCGGGAACCTGTGTCGCCCGCTCCTTGCCGGACGAGCTGCTCTCGGCCAGTGCCGGCGCGGTGAAGGTCCACAAGAAGCGGGGGCGAAACCACTCCCTCTCCACGCGAGGAAAGTTGCTTTCCAGCCGCCCGGTGCGGGTGCTGACCGTCGGCGGACGCCCGCAACCCTTCGCCTCGGGGCTGCCCGATTTACATGAGTTCCCATTCGTGACCTGGGCGCGGCTGATGGCGCGCCACTGGCGCCGCCCGGGGTACAACCTGGTCGGCTACGGTGACCCCGCCGGCTACAAGCCGCTGCGCGAAGCCATCGCCGCGTACTTGCGAGGCTCGCGGGCGGTGCGCTGCGAGACCGAGCAGATCGTCATCGTCAGCGGCTCGCAGCAGGCGCTGGACATCTCGGCCCGCCTGCTGCTCGACCCCGGCAACACCGCGCTGCTCGAAGATCCCGGCTATCCGGGTGCTCGGGTCGCGCTGCTGGCTGCGGGCGCGTCCCTGGTGCGGCTTCCGGTGGATGCGGAGGGCGCGGACATTCACGCGGTCCAGCCCTCAGCGCGTCCGGCGCAGGTCGCCTTCGTCACGCCCTCTCATCATTTCCCTCTGGGCGTGACCATGAGCATCACCCGCCGGCTGGCGCTGCTGGAGTGGGCGGAGCGTACCGGGGCCTGGATCCTCGAGGACGACTACGACAGCGAGTACCGCTATCGCGGCAAGCCGCTGCCTTCGTTGCAGGGGCTGGATCCCGCAGGCCGGGTGGTTTACATGGGCAGCTTCAGCAAGACAATGTTCCCCTCGCTGCGCCTGGGATTCATCGTGCTGCCCGCCGAACTGGTGGAAGCTTTTCGCCGGGCACGCTCGGTCATCGACGGCCATTCGCCCATGACCGAGCAGGCGGTGCTGGCCGACTTCATCTCCGAGGGACACTTCGCCCGCCACATCCGCCGCATGCGGGCGCTCTACGCGGAGCGGCAGTCGGCACTGGTGGAGACGGCGGGAAGGGAACTGGCCGGCCGGCTGGAGGTCCGTCCTTCCGACGGCGGCATGCACCTGGTGGGCTGGCTGCCGGAAGGCGCCGATGACGTCAAAGCCTCGGAGAAGGCGCTGGCACAGGGCGTCTACACCCGCCCGTTGTCGTCGTGCTCGGCGTCCAAGGTTCGCCGCGGCGGGCTGTTGCTGGGCTACGCTGCGCTCACCATCCCGCAGATCCGGGAGGGGGTTCGGAAGCTGGCGCAAGCTCTGAGGTAGTGCTGGCCTTCAGGCCAGCGGTCCATTGCTCACATGACGACAGCTCTAGCCTCGGAGGAACTGGAGGCACCTCAGCGGCTAAAGCCGCTCCCCTTTGCCGAGCCCAACGCTGGGCTCAAGCTCGGCATTACCTCCGCGTCGCCCGCTTCAGGTACTTGGCGAACATCTTGTGAGGATCGATAGCCACGAATACGGCGCGGCCGCGGGCCAGCACCTCGCCCTTCTCGTTGCGGATCTCGCCTTCGTTCACGTGACGCCGGCCACGGATGTACTTGGACCGCCCTTCGACCACCAGTGGCTTGTGCAGCGGCACTGGCTTCAAGTACTCGACGGTCATCTCCCGAGTCAGCGCGATCACGTGCTTCAGCTTGTTCACCTTGCCCATGGCCTCGTCGAGGACGGTGGCGATGATGCCGCCATGGGCGTGCTTGGGCGGCCCCCAGTAACGTTGCGCCAGCTTGAAGCGGGCGACGAAGCTCTCCGTCTCCGCGTGGTAGAAGAACTTCAGGTGCATGCCGTGGGGATTGTCCTTGCCGCAAGCGAAACAAAGGTTGCGGCGCAGGACGGGGTGCTTGCTGGGGTCGTGTCCGGGAACGCGTCTCTTGGCCATGTGCGTGAGGATGTGGGCTGGATTCTAACAGTGGGCAAGTCGCAAGTCAGGAGTCGCAAGGATGCACGAGGTCAGCCTGCGACCTGCGACTCACGACTTGCGACCAGTCTCGCTAAGTCTTTGCTGCATTTGGTCTTCCGCCGTTCAGGTTTCTGGTTGCTCACTTCGCTGTACAATAACGACACTACGCTGCGCGTAGCCGCGTCCTTAATGATTTTTTGCTGTACGGGTTCCGCTATCCCTGTTTATTCTAAGTAACTTGGACTGGCTCGGCGACGGCATCTGCTTGCCCCGCGGGTGCCCAGTCCTGATCGACCCCTGCCCAGGAGGCTTGTAGATGGCGGAGTTAGAGACCAAGAGCTACCACGCGAACAATTTCGTGCGGGCGTTCCGTCGCTGGTTGGTTCCTTACGTGCAGTCGCGCATCATGGCGGACCAGTTCCGCCCGCTGCTGTCGTACCTGTTCACCGAGTGGAAGTGCAACGTCGACTGCCACTACTGCTGGGCCTTCAACAACAAGGTCAAGGGGATGACGGAAGAGACCGCCATCCGCTCCATCGACTGGCTGAAGTCGGTGGGCTGCCGGGTGATCGCCATCATGGGGGGCGAGCCCCTGCTGCGCCGCGACATGATCCTCAAGGTCGTCGATTACGGCACCAAGAACGGCTTCTTTGTGTACCTGCCCACCAACGGCATCCTGATGAACGAGGATTTCATCGACCGTGTGGGTGACCTGGGCGTGGCTGCCATCAACCTGGCGGTGGACGCGCTGGAAGAGAGGCCGGGGCTGCCCAAGAACCTGAAGCGCATCCGCAAGCAGTTCGACTACCTGGTCAAGCAGCAGCAAAAGTACGGCTACATGATCGTGTTCAACACGAACATCTGCCGGAACAATATCGAGGACGTATACCAGCTGACCGAGATCGCGCACGACGCCGGCATTTCGACCGACGTCCACATCAACGAGCCGCCCTACATCGAGCAGCCGCACTTCCAGCATCTGAACGACAACGTCACCTACATCATGAAGGAAGACTGGCCGCGGGTGGACGAGATCCTGGACTGGCTGATCGAAAAGAACGCGCAAGGCTACATCATGGTCAACAGCAAGGACCACTTGCGCAAGATGAAGGACTTCATGCGCGGCATCACCTACCCGTGGAACTGCCGCGCCGGGCACAACTCGTGCGTCATACGCACCGACGGCACACTGGCACCGTGTTTCCCGATGTATAGCGAGACCAAGGTGGACTGGGGAACGATCGAGAACCCGAAGTTCGACAACGCTCAGCTCGACGAGATGAAGAAGGTGTGCAACTCGCACTGCCTCTCCACCTGCCAGTACGTGCTCGGCTACTACTACAATAACGCGCACGTGCTGCGCTGGATCCTCAAGCAAGGGCTGCACGGCTGGACCGGCCGCGCCAGCACCGACGCATA from Terriglobales bacterium harbors:
- a CDS encoding radical SAM protein, which gives rise to MAELETKSYHANNFVRAFRRWLVPYVQSRIMADQFRPLLSYLFTEWKCNVDCHYCWAFNNKVKGMTEETAIRSIDWLKSVGCRVIAIMGGEPLLRRDMILKVVDYGTKNGFFVYLPTNGILMNEDFIDRVGDLGVAAINLAVDALEERPGLPKNLKRIRKQFDYLVKQQQKYGYMIVFNTNICRNNIEDVYQLTEIAHDAGISTDVHINEPPYIEQPHFQHLNDNVTYIMKEDWPRVDEILDWLIEKNAQGYIMVNSKDHLRKMKDFMRGITYPWNCRAGHNSCVIRTDGTLAPCFPMYSETKVDWGTIENPKFDNAQLDEMKKVCNSHCLSTCQYVLGYYYNNAHVLRWILKQGLHGWTGRASTDA
- a CDS encoding PLP-dependent aminotransferase family protein; its protein translation is MPKTAVHVALAGVDLDRRRPNSLAGQLYEGLRQAVLRGQIRRGERLPSTRLLAADLAVSRNTVTSAYEQLLAEGYIEAKVGSGTCVARSLPDELLSASAGAVKVHKKRGRNHSLSTRGKLLSSRPVRVLTVGGRPQPFASGLPDLHEFPFVTWARLMARHWRRPGYNLVGYGDPAGYKPLREAIAAYLRGSRAVRCETEQIVIVSGSQQALDISARLLLDPGNTALLEDPGYPGARVALLAAGASLVRLPVDAEGADIHAVQPSARPAQVAFVTPSHHFPLGVTMSITRRLALLEWAERTGAWILEDDYDSEYRYRGKPLPSLQGLDPAGRVVYMGSFSKTMFPSLRLGFIVLPAELVEAFRRARSVIDGHSPMTEQAVLADFISEGHFARHIRRMRALYAERQSALVETAGRELAGRLEVRPSDGGMHLVGWLPEGADDVKASEKALAQGVYTRPLSSCSASKVRRGGLLLGYAALTIPQIREGVRKLAQALR
- the pdxS gene encoding pyridoxal 5'-phosphate synthase lyase subunit PdxS — its product is MSTNNGGSGLRLKTGLAEMMKGGVIMDVTSAEQAKVAEEAGAVSVMALERVPAQIRQEGGVARMANPRKIREIMGAVSIPVMAKCRIGHFAEAQVLEALGVDYIDESEVLTPADEAHHVDKHAFKVPFVCGARNLGEALRRIAEGAAMIRTKGEAGTGDVVHAVKHMRQIISEMRALTVMNDEELYAAAKNHQAPYELVRMVAKAGKLPVPNFSAGGIATPADAAMMMQLGAESVFVGSGIFMKDKATPLDLSNAKERDEAERRARAIVKATTHFNDAKIVLEASEEVTGTMKGIAVSTMAEADMLQTRGW
- a CDS encoding PaaI family thioesterase → MAKRRVPGHDPSKHPVLRRNLCFACGKDNPHGMHLKFFYHAETESFVARFKLAQRYWGPPKHAHGGIIATVLDEAMGKVNKLKHVIALTREMTVEYLKPVPLHKPLVVEGRSKYIRGRRHVNEGEIRNEKGEVLARGRAVFVAIDPHKMFAKYLKRATRR